A single window of Aythya fuligula isolate bAytFul2 chromosome Z, bAytFul2.pri, whole genome shotgun sequence DNA harbors:
- the ZNF131 gene encoding zinc finger protein 131, whose translation MEAEETMECIQEFPEHYKVILDRLNEQREQDQFTDITLIVDGHHFKAHKAVLAACSQFFYKFFQDFTQEPLVEIEGVSNMAFRHLIEFTYTAKLMVQGEEEANDVWKAAEYLQMLEAIKALEVRNKENSSPLESNQTQAKNKPKKWKIAETSNVITETLPSAESDPVEIEVEITEGTIEMEDDSVETLEEVASAEQSIKYIQTTGTTDESALALLADITSKYRQGEQKCQIKEEDDSATDPSCKQVEGIEIVELQLSHVNNLFHCEKCNRSFKLFYHFKEHMKTHSTESYKCDICNKRYLRESALKQHVTCYHLDEGGASKKQRPGKKIHICQYCDKQFDHFGHFKEHLRKHTGEKPFECPNCHERFARNSTLKCHLAACQSGAGAKKGRKKLYECQVCNSVFNSWDQFKDHLVIHTGEKPNHCTLCDLWFMQGGELRRHLKEMHNISELMTEEVLPVEAEPVTSMTIIEQVEQVHVLPVIQVQVDPAQVTVEQMHQDLIQDNQVKGAQLDELQEQVQISYLEVEHIQTDHGAEVHVEQLHVEHVNQIQMEEVQAELIDGTDLEQVEYESVDQGEAEEKEPSHVDDADKGDHEQAEDLKAQQLVDMKTEKVDD comes from the exons ATGGAAGCCGAAGAAACGATGGAATGTATCCAGGAATTCCCAGAGCACTATAAAGTTATTTTGGACAGACTGAACGAACAACGTGAGCAGGACCAGTTCACAGACATCACTCTGATTGTGGATG GTCACCATTTCAAAGCTCATAAGGCTGTTCTTGCTGCCTGTAGCCAGTTCTTCTACAAATTCTTCCAAGATTTCACTCAGGAGCCCTTGGTGGAGATTGAAG GTGTAAGTAACATGGCATTTCGTCACCTAATAGAATTCACCTATACAGCAAAACTAATGGTGCAAGGTGAAGAAGAAGCAAATGATGTTTGGAAAGCAGCTGAGTATCTACAGATGCTAGAAGCAATCAAAGCACTTGAAGTCAG GAACAAAGAAAATTCATCACCCTTAGAATCAAATCAAACCCaagctaaaaataaaccaaaaaagtGGAAGATAGCTGAAACTTCAAACGTTATCACAGAAACACTGCCATCTGCAGAATCAGATCCAGTTGAAATTGAGGTTGAGATTACTGAAGGGACAATTGAAATGGAAGATGATAGCGTCGAGACGCTTGAAGAAGTAGCTTCTGCAGAGCAATCCATAAAGTACATACAGACAACGGGTACAACAGATGAATCTGCTTTGGCTCTTTTGGCAGATATCACCAGCAAGTATCGTCAGGGAGAGCAAAAATGCCAGATCAAAGAAGAAGATGACAGTGCAACTGATCCCTCATGCAAACAGGTAGAAGGTATTGAAATTGTGGAACTTCAGCTGTCACACGTGAACAATTTATTCCACTGTGAGAAATGTAACCGTTCGTTTAAATTGTTTTACCATTTTAAGGAACACATGAAAACACACTCTACTGAGAGTTACAAGTGTGACATATGCAATAAAAGGTACCTACGAGAGAGTGCTTTGAAACAGCATGTCACCTGTTACCACCTCGATGAAGGTGGTGCCAGCAAGAAGCAAAGACCTggcaaaaaaatacatatatgccAGTACTGTGATAAACAATTTGACCACTTTGGACATTTTAAAGAGCACCTCCGGAAGCACACAG GTGAAAAACCCTTCGAATGTCCAAACTGCCACGAACGTTTTGCTAGGAACAGCACGCTCAAATGTCACTTGGCGGCCTGTCAGTCTGGAGCTGGAgctaaaaagggaagaaagaagctgTATGAATGTCAG GTTTGTAACAGCGTGTTTAACAGCTGGGATCAATTTAAAGATCACTTGGTGATACACACTGGTGAAAAACCCAACCACTGTACCCTGTGTGATTTGTGGTTCATGCAAGGCGGTGAGCTGAGAAGGCATCTCAAAGAGATGCACAATATTTCAGAACTAATGACAGAAGAGGTTCTTCCAGTGGAAGCTGAACCGGTGACATCAATGACTATAATAGAACAAGTGGAACAAGTCCATGTCCTACCAGTAATTCAGGTCCAAGTGGATCCTGCACAGGTGACTGTGGAACAGATGCACCAGGATCTCATACAGGACAATCAAGTGAAAGGCGCACAGTTGGATGAACTACAAGAACAGGTGCAAATTAGTTACTTGGAGGTTGAGCACATTCAGACTGACCATGGTGCTGAAGTTCATGTGGAGCAGTTGCATGTTGAGCATGTAAATCAAATACAGATGGAAGAAGTACAAGCAGAACTTATAGATGGAACAGACCTTGAACAAGTAGAATACGAAAGTGTTGAtcaaggagaagcagaagaaaaagaacctAGTCACGTAGATGATGCAGATAAGGGGGATCATGAACAAGCTGAAGACTTAAAAGCTCAACAATTAGTGGACATGAAGACTGAAAAGGTGGATGACTAG